A region from the Gossypium hirsutum isolate 1008001.06 chromosome A08, Gossypium_hirsutum_v2.1, whole genome shotgun sequence genome encodes:
- the LOC107906161 gene encoding BAG family molecular chaperone regulator 1: protein MMRVKTKATGLAPVASGGGGRGESAAHDLELRPGGMLVQKRNPASDRNSIPPPTIRVRVKYGSIYHEISISSQATFGELKKMLTGPTGLHHQDQKLLYKDKERDSKAFLDMAGVKDKSKIVLVEDPISQEKRLLETRKNAKIEKASKSISQEVDRLAGQVSAFETIITKGGKVAEKDLINSIELLMNQLLKLDGITADGDVKLQRKMQVRRVQKYVETLDMLKIKNAMPSNNGGQMEIQNQHKHTNGQKLAPTQEQKPRHFNGQRLAPIQEQQSSNSIAHLPIHQQHHQSASGPVVVTTNWETFDTSPTSFPVPSASTSTANNSVPPKFPWDFFD, encoded by the exons ATGATGAGAGTGAAGACAAAAGCAACAGGGTTGGCCCCGGTGGCAAGTGGCGGTGGCGGTAGAGGTGAATCGGCTGCTCATGATTTGGAGCTTAGACCCGGAGGCATGTTGGTACAAAAGCGAAACCCGGCCTCCGATCGAAATTCCATCCCACCACCGACTATTAGAGTTAGAGTCAAATACGGCTCCATCTACCACGAAATCAGTATCAGTTCTCAAGCTACGTTCG GGGAGTTGAAGAAGATGCTGACAGGGCCAACAGGATTACACCATCAAGATCAAAAGCTATTATACAAAGACAAGGAGAGGGATTCCAAAGCTTTTCTAGACATGGCAGGTGTGAAGGACaagtccaaaattgttttagttgaAGACCCAATTAGTCAAGAAAAGAGGTTATTGGAGACCAGAAAGAATGCTAAGATAGAGAAGGCTTCTAAATCCATCTCCCAAGAAGTTGATAGGCTTGCTGGCCAG GTGTCAGCTTTTGAAACAATAATCACCAAAGGTGGGAAAGTAGCGGAGAAAGACTTGATTAATTCGATTGAGCTGCTGATGAATCAGTTGCTTAAATTAGATGGGATTACAGCCGATGGAGATGTCAAGCTGCAAAGAAAAATGCAG GTGAGAAGAGTTCAAAAATATGTTGAAACATTGGATATGTTGAAGATTAAAAACGCTATGCCAAGCAACAATGGAGGTCAAATGGAAATCCAAAATCAACACAAGCATACAAATGGGCAAAAACTAGCCCCAACCCAAGAGCAAAAGCCTAGGCATTTTAACGGGCAAAGACTAGCACCAATTCAAGAGCAGCAATCGAGCAACTCAATTGCCCATTTGCCAATCCATCAACAACACCACCAATCAGCATCGGGGCCCGTCGTAGTCACCACGAACTGGGAGACATTTGATACCTCCCCAACATCGTTCCCGGTTCCCTCAGCATCCACATCAACCGCCAATAATTCAGTCCCGCCAAAATTCCCTTGGGACTTCTTTGACTAA